AGAGGTTAAAGAGATGCAAAAAAGAGGTCAAGAAATTCATGCTACAAATGATCTAGTAGATGAAGAAAAAGCGTTTATGGCTGAAGCATTGATTGAGCTTTCTTCAAAAGTAGAATCTTTTGAAACTAAGATGGCCAAATTCGAAAATCAAAATAACAAGGAGGCGTAGTTAAAATGAATTTATATAGTTGGAAGATAAAAGCTTATGCTTATCTAGTAAAAGTAGATAGATATAGCATTGAAGAAATAGAAGGAAGTAATAAACCAATAGTAGATGAGAACTACAGAGATGCAGTAGCTCTTTATTTAGCAACAGGACAGCTTTCGTAGAAAAGGTGTAAATATGTGGATTTTAGACTCAAAACTAAACTTACTTTGTGATATGACTCCAAAGTATTTTTTTATGCAGAAAAACTGGATTAAAAAGGGAGATGCTGAGTTTCAAGTATCTCTTTCAAATCCAAACATAGTACATCTTAAAAAAGATTATTTCGTGATACATGATGACTTTATAGGCTTTATATTGCATAGAGAATTGTCTACAGAAAACAATGTATGCAAAGTAAAGTGCAAAGATTTAAAGGAAGTTTTGACTAGAAGGATAATTATTCCACCACCAGGAGAAACGCATTTAAAGATCAAAGCATCTGCAGAGTCTGTTATAAAAAAGTTAGTGAATGATTCACTGGTTAATCCTTTAGATGAAAAAAGAAGCTATAGC
The sequence above is drawn from the Tissierellales bacterium genome and encodes:
- a CDS encoding CD1375 family protein; translated protein: MNLYSWKIKAYAYLVKVDRYSIEEIEGSNKPIVDENYRDAVALYLATGQLS